The DNA sequence CTCATCCAGATGATGGGCATCATCGATGATGGTCAGCGCCAGGCGGTCTTCTTCATCCGCTATCTGGGCGAAATGACGAAGCGCGGCGAGCAACCGACCCACCGAGGGGTTGTCGTCTACCGAGAGGGCAAAGTGCCTGGCCATTTGCCCCAGCACCGCTTCGGCGCCCGCGCCAGGCTCGGCGGTGAGCAGGCAAATGTCATCATCGAATTGAAAACTGTTGGCCAGCTCAAGGGCAACGCGACTTTTACCCACCCCGGATTTGCCCAGCACCGCCAGCAAACTGGCACTGAACTGACACAGGTGCTGTAACTGTTCGAGCAGAGCGCGTCGGCCACCGCCGCCAAAGAACGCAAATTCCGGGTCATCCCGGAAGGGATCTTCACTCAAACCGTAGTATTGACGATAATCCGCCACAGGGGATTCCGGGGCGGCCGATTGACCCGCTAGGTTGTCGTGCTCCGAGCTGTCTGTTGGGTCGGTGTTCATAAACGCTCTCCCGGAAAGGATTGTCGCTAGGCGCCCGGTGGCGCGGTATGTTCATCCGCCCGACAGGCTGCAAATGTTTCCTGTAATAGATCCTGTTCGATATCGCTGGTGATCAACGCTTCGCCGAGTTTGCTCAGCAACACCAACCGCAGCCGACCGTCGACCACTTTTTTATCCACCCCCATCAACTGCAGGAAATCGTCGGGAGTCATGCTGGCCGGTGCTTTCACCGGCAGGTGGGCCCGCTCCAGCAGGCGAACAATCCGGTCCAGCTCATCAGCCGTAATGGCCTCTCGTCGATGGGACAGGTCTGCCGCCATCACCATACCTGCGGCGACTGCTTCACCATGCAACCAGACGCCATAGCCCTGATGGGTTTCAATCGCATGGCCAAAGGTATGCCCCAGGTTGAGAATGGCGCGCAGCCCACCTTCTCGCTCATCCCGGGCCACAACCTGCGCCTTGTTCTCACAAGAACGCTTGACGGCATAGGCCATCGCTTTAGGGTCCCGCGCCAGGAGATCGGGCAGATTCGACTCCAGCCATTCAAAAAATTCCCGATCGGATATCAGGCCGTATTTGATCACCTCGGCGATACCCGCCGACAGCTCGCGCGGAGGTAGAGATTCCAGCACGGACATGTCCGCGATCACCGCTTGCGGCTGATAGAAAGCGCCGATCATG is a window from the Marinimicrobium koreense genome containing:
- the aroB gene encoding 3-dehydroquinate synthase; the encoded protein is MQTLTVDLADRSYPIHIGEQLLKNRELLVRHVRAKQVYIVTNDTIAPLYLPALIELLDGYQVDTTVLPDGESFKNLETLNQIFDGLLEARHNRTTTIMALGGGVVGDMAGFAAACYQRGVDFIQLPTTLLSMVDSSVGGKTGVNHRLGKNMIGAFYQPQAVIADMSVLESLPPRELSAGIAEVIKYGLISDREFFEWLESNLPDLLARDPKAMAYAVKRSCENKAQVVARDEREGGLRAILNLGHTFGHAIETHQGYGVWLHGEAVAAGMVMAADLSHRREAITADELDRIVRLLERAHLPVKAPASMTPDDFLQLMGVDKKVVDGRLRLVLLSKLGEALITSDIEQDLLQETFAACRADEHTAPPGA